A stretch of the Vigna radiata var. radiata cultivar VC1973A chromosome 7, Vradiata_ver6, whole genome shotgun sequence genome encodes the following:
- the LOC106766060 gene encoding putative pentatricopeptide repeat-containing protein At5g40405, whose amino-acid sequence MKCLKRIAKHPTISLLISCTTLKEVKQIHGQLVVKGTLNKPHFHGQFVATIALHNTTNLLQYANKILHSQQSNPTLFTLNSMIRAYSKSSTPSKSFHFYTYILHSNTLSPDNYTFTFLLRTCAQLHLHFTGLCVHAALIKYGFEHDPHVQTGLVFMYAELGCLSSCYGVFEGVAEPDLVSQTAMLHACAKCGDVDFARKLFDEMPERDYVAWNAMIAGYAQSGKPIEALDMFRLMQLEGVKLNEVSMVLVLFACTQLGALDQGRWVHAYVERYKVGMTVTLGTALLDMYAKCGNIDKAMEVFWGMKERNVYTWSSAIGGLAMNGLGEESLDLFYTMKREGVQPNGVTFISVLKGCSVVGLVEEGRKHFDAMRSVYGIDPQLEHYGLMVDIYGRAGRVEEALNFINCMPMKPHVGAWSALLHACRVCKNKELGEVALKKIVELEDKNDSAYVLLSNIYAEYKNWERVSSLRQTMKAKGVRKLPGCSVIEADGEVHEFIVGDKSHPRYGEIELKLEEISRCLSVAGYVADTNPVLFDIEEEEKEDALSKHSEKIAIAFGLISLKDVPIRVVMNLRICWDCHNVAKMISKIFNREIIIRDRNRFHHFKQGECSCKDYW is encoded by the coding sequence ATGAAGTGTTTGAAAAGGATCGCAAAGCACCCTACGATTTCACTGCTAATTTCATGCACGACATTGAAAGAGGTGAAGCAAATACATGGTCAGTTGGTGGTTAAGGGTACCCTCAACAAACCCCATTTCCATGGCCAATTTGTTGCCACCATAGCCCTTCATAACACAACCAATCTTCTTCAATATGCCAACAAGATTCTCCATTCCCAACAATCCAACCCCACACTCTTCACTCTCAACTCCATGATCAGAGCCTACTCCAAAAGCTCCACTCCCTCCAAAAGCTTCCACTTTTACACCTACATTCTTCACTCTAATACCCTCTCCCCTGACAACTACACCTTCACCTTCCTGCTCCGCACCTGTGCCCAACTCCACCTGCACTTCACTGGCTTGTGTGTTCATGCTGCACTCATAAAGTACGGCTTTGAGCACGACCCACATGTGCAAACCGGCTTGGTTTTCATGTATGCTGAACTGGGTTGCCTCAGTTCGTGTTACGGTGTGTTTGAAGGGGTTGCTGAGCCGGACTTGGTTTCTCAAACCGCCATGTTGCATGCTTGTGCCAAGTGTGGTGACGTAGACTTTGCGAGAaagttgtttgatgaaatgcctgAGAGAGATTATGTTGCGTGGAACGCGATGATTGCGGGGTATGCGCAGAGTGGAAAGCCCATAGAGGCTTTGGATATGTTTCGTTTGATGCAATTGGAGGGTGTGAAACTTAATGAGGTGTCtatggttttggttttgtttgcGTGTACCCAATTGGGTGCATTGGATCAGGGGAGATGGGTGCATGCATATGTGGAGAGGTATAAGGTTGGGATGACAGTGACACTGGGAACTGCACTACTTGACATGTATGCAAAATGTGGGAACATTGATAAGGCAATGGAGGTTTTTTGGGGAATGAAGGAGAGGAATGTTTACACTTGGAGTAGTGCAATAGGTGGGTTGGCCATGAATGGTCTTGGTGAGGAGAGTTTAGATCTTTTTTATACTATGAAACGAGAGGGAGTTCAGCCGAATGGAGTCACCTTCATTTCTGTCTTGAAAGGGTGCAGTGTGGTTGGATTGGTGGAGGAAGGTCGAAAGCATTTTGACGCAATGAGGAGTGTTTATGGAATTGACCCCCAGCTTGAGCATTATGGCCTGATGGTTGATATCTATGGTAGAGCAGGGCGTGTAGAGGAAGCTTTGAACTTCATCAATTGCATGCCAATGAAGCCTCATGTTGGTGCATGGAGTGCTTTGCTTCATGCTTGTAGAGTGTGTAAAAACAAGGAACTGGGTGAGGTTGCACTGAAAAAGATAGTGGAACTAGAAGACAAAAACGATAGTGCTTATGTCCTTTTGTCAAATATATATGCTGAGTATAAGAATTGGGAAAGGGTGAGTAGTTTGAGGCAGACCATGAAGGCTAAGGGTGTGAGGAAGCTCCCTGGTTGTAGTGTCATAGAAGCTGATGGTGAAGTTCATGAGTTCATTGTTGGGGACAAGTCTCACCCAAGATATGGTGAGATTGAATTGAAACTAGAAGAAATCTCTAGGTGTTTAAGCGTAGCAGGATATGTGGCTGACACTAACCCTGTGCTTTTTGATatagaagaagaggagaaggaGGATGCTTTGAGTAAACATAGCGAGAAGATAGCCATTGCTTTTGGGTTAATTAGTTTGAAGGATGTTCCCATTAGGGTTGTTATGAACCTGAGGATTTGCTGGGATTGCCATAATGTAGCAAAGATGATATCCAAAATTTTTAACAGGGAAATTATTATCAGGGACAGAAACAGGTTTCATCACTTTAAGCAAGGCGAATGCTCTTGTAAAGATTATTGGTAA